In the Populus trichocarpa isolate Nisqually-1 chromosome 1, P.trichocarpa_v4.1, whole genome shotgun sequence genome, one interval contains:
- the LOC7477833 gene encoding transcription factor MYB13, which translates to MGRAPCCSKVGLYRGPWTTKEDTLLINYIQAHGEGHWRSLPKKAGLLRCGKSCRLRWMNYLRPDIKRGNITPDEDDLIIRLHSLLGNRWSLIAGRLPGRTDNEIKNYWNSHLSKRLKNNTARNKSKCMGESAGKRGDTKANNKRKHKEDNEGISSRNGEATTKTRIYLPRATRVCASSVAKYINNIQSLIGSSSSNAEDGDHTNWGMSGLKVANNGGQAWASNNEEFDGPISLQKDIMLDDIFEEYQQLLKADDHGQLDSFVESLLA; encoded by the exons ATGGGAAGAGCTCCATGTTGCTCTAAAGTTGGTCTGTATAGAGGTCCATGGACTACTAAAGAAGACACGTTGCTCATTAACTATATCCAGGCACATGGTGAAGGTCATTGGAGGTCTTTGCCTAAGAAAGCTG GGTTACTTAGATGTGGGAAGAGTTGCAGGCTAAGATGGATGAACTACCTTCGGCCTGATATCAAGAGAGGGAACATCACTCCTGATGAGGATGACCTTATCATCCGTCTGCATTCTCTTCTTGGTAACCGTTGGTCTCTCATTGCGGGAAGGTTGCCAGGCCGAACTGACAATGAGATCAAGAACTACTGGAACTCTCACCTTAGCAAAAGACTCAAGAACAACACGGCAAGAAATAAGTCCAAATGCATGGGGGAATCAGCTGGAAAGAGAGGTGACACTAAGGCCAACAACAAAAGGAAGCACAAGGAGGACAACGAAGGCATTAGCAGTCGAAATGGAGAGGCTACTACAAAGACCAGGATTTATCTCCCACGGGCAACAAGGGTTTGTGCATCCTCGGTTgcaaaatatatcaataatattCAAAGCTTGATTGGGTCATCATCTAGTAACGCAGAGGATGGCGATCATACCAATTGGGGCATGTCTGGTCTTAAAGTTGCTAACAATGGTGGACAGGCTTGGGCTTCCAATAATGAAGAATTTGATGGTCCAATTTCTTTACAGAAAGATATTATGTTAGATGACATCTTTGAGGAATACCAGCAACTCCTCAAGGCAGATGATCATGGTCAATTGGATTCCTTTGTGGAATCTCTTTTGGCTTAA